TACGGCCGGCGCCGCCGGGGCAGCGGCGACGCTTGCGGCCCTGTCACCGGACTTCGCCCGCGCCCAGCAGGTCAAACCGGATGATGCCCGCCTGAAAACGGACTGGATCGAGATCGCCTCGCCCAACGGTTACGGCACGATCAAAGCCTATGTGGTGCGTCCGGCGCAAACAGACAAACACCTGCCGGCGGTGCTGGTGGCGCACGAGAACCGCGGCCTGAATCCGCATATTGAGGATATCGCCCGCCGCCTGGCGCTGGAAAATTTTATCGCCATCGCGCCGGATGCCCTGACCCCGCTCGGCGGTTATCCCGGAGACGAGGACAAGGCACGGGAAACCTTCGGCAAGCTCGATCAGGCGAAGACGCGCGAGGATTTCGTGGCGGCGGCCGGCTTTGCGCTCAAGGTCGAAGGCGGCAATGGGGCGCTCGGCGTAGTCGGTTTCTGCTACGGCGGCGGCATTGCCAATTTGCTGGC
This sequence is a window from Asticcacaulis sp.. Protein-coding genes within it:
- a CDS encoding dienelactone hydrolase family protein, which translates into the protein MTKPDMPQASDFRPEVLKLFDKYVHGLIDRRGFLNRSARYTAGAAGAAATLAALSPDFARAQQVKPDDARLKTDWIEIASPNGYGTIKAYVVRPAQTDKHLPAVLVAHENRGLNPHIEDIARRLALENFIAIAPDALTPLGGYPGDEDKARETFGKLDQAKTREDFVAAAGFALKVEGGNGALGVVGFCYGGGIANLLATRIPELKAAVPFYGAPPPLEAVPNIKAELLLNFAGNDERVNAQWPAYEAALKAAAIRYHAFVYDGVEHGFNNDTTPRFNQEAAKLAWTRTLELFNRTLRA